A stretch of DNA from Halobacillus litoralis:
CTGCTTCGCCCAATAAGATAAGTTTTTAAGTTCTTCCGCATCTGTCAACGCACTTTCTCCCACTCCTCCACGATTGTGAATGAGCAGCGGTAGAGTGCCATCAATATCATCCGGTTCAACCCAAAGCCCCGGAATTTCGATACCACTGCTGTCGTATGTAATGGAATATCCTGTAACACCTGGTACACCAATTTCTACCTCTTCCTGACTAAGGAGAATGTTATCCTCTTTAGCACCAACAAAAAATACAACAGCTCCTATAAAACAAAGGAAAACCAAGAAAGCTCCCAGCAGTTTCTTCACCTAATCCCCCCTGTGAAATTGGAATAATCTGTATGACCTGGTCATGTAATTTTTTTCCTCTTCTTCCCTCTACATACGGAAGGGTGTGTGAAAGGTTTCATTTCTTGAGGTGCTAGGGAAAGAAACTTCTATAGGAGTTGTGATAGACTCGAGATAACTTCACTTGAAAGGGAGAATCTGTATGTATGGCTTAGATGAAAAAAGAAAAGAACTGCTCGATTTTGTAGAAGAAGTTTCAGAGCAAGAAGCATCGGTTAAGCCTGAAGAAGACCGTTGGTCGATCCTTGAAGTTTTAGAACACTTATACTTAATGGAACAACTAATCGTTTATCAAATCAACCAAGCTCTCAAACAGGGAGACACACAACAAGCGACAGAAAAACCGATCCATAAGACCACCAACCGGGATTACAAAGTCGAGGCTCCAGAGGCCGTTCGTCCGAAAGGGGAATTCAAGACCCTGCAGGAAGCAAAAGAAGGTTTGAAGAAGACGCGGGAGGCGACTTTATTCCTTATTCACAATAAGGAGGAAGAGACATTACAAAACCGTGCTTTCCCTCACCCTGCTTTCGGAGATATGAACTTGGAACAGTGGGTAGAGTTTATCGGTTGGCACGAACTACGCCACCTTGATCAAATGAAAGAAGTAAAAGCCCTTATTCATACGTAACACAAAACAACCCCCTGAGTTCATAACTCAGGGGGTTACTCCTACCACTTACTTTTTAAAATCCTCTGGTTTCACTTCCTCACCATTTTTACCGGTGTAGCGAAGTCCCCAGCCTGTCCATGCTGCAATAAACATAACAATCAATAACAACCAACCCTGAAAGACGAACGGAAAGACTTCTCCAGGTCCGACAACAGGTAAGAAGTCGTATTGATCGGCTGCCCCCTGGACTGTAGCCCATGCGAGCAAAACCCCACCACTCCAAGGGAAAATGTACCCAAGTGAAGAGGTGACTGTATCAAGGAAGTTGGCTCTTCGATACGGATGAATATTCATTTCTTTTCCTAATTTACGAACAAACGGTGCTGCAGCAATCTCAGCCGCTGTATTGATCGTAATAAATACATTCAAGAAAGCAACAATTCCGAAAATGGAAAGTTCGGCCCTGCGCACCACATTGTTAATTAACTTTAAGAAAAAGTTCTTGATGACATCCATGGTGCCTGCGACATCCAACAGGTAGGCAGCGGCAAGGATGAATAAAATTAGGATTGCCATATTGAAATAGCCACTAATTCCATCAATTAATGCCCCTTCAATCACTGCTTCACCGGCAT
This window harbors:
- a CDS encoding DinB family protein, which produces MYGLDEKRKELLDFVEEVSEQEASVKPEEDRWSILEVLEHLYLMEQLIVYQINQALKQGDTQQATEKPIHKTTNRDYKVEAPEAVRPKGEFKTLQEAKEGLKKTREATLFLIHNKEEETLQNRAFPHPAFGDMNLEQWVEFIGWHELRHLDQMKEVKALIHT